The following coding sequences are from one Shewanella eurypsychrophilus window:
- a CDS encoding DUF3157 family protein, producing MHKRLKFLSAFALLVIAVPSLAIAATETVASLTLENGAKVRLNDDFTWEYVILETVPVVNSETKSQTPLAIAAGTSASIEIAKAAPQATQATQAISQTMTATAMSQAELLKSTAKAGVKVSFAKAEWDDDGRLGLTFDLASTSSEHYVMIEMDVTLYDDTGKTLKTETLKVWKAIFRSADTYLRKGEQRQSRTFWIEGIDASQWSKQLLSLKIGEMNSRM from the coding sequence TAAAATTTTTAAGCGCATTTGCTTTACTTGTCATAGCAGTTCCTAGCTTAGCAATTGCAGCTACAGAAACGGTTGCCAGCCTCACCCTAGAAAACGGCGCAAAAGTTCGTCTCAATGATGATTTCACTTGGGAATACGTGATCCTAGAAACTGTTCCAGTGGTAAACAGTGAAACAAAGTCCCAGACCCCTCTGGCGATTGCAGCGGGCACATCGGCCAGCATCGAGATAGCTAAAGCAGCTCCTCAAGCAACTCAAGCAACTCAAGCAATTAGCCAAACCATGACTGCGACCGCCATGTCACAAGCTGAGTTACTTAAATCGACAGCAAAAGCAGGTGTAAAAGTCAGCTTTGCGAAGGCTGAATGGGATGACGATGGTCGCCTAGGCCTCACCTTCGACTTAGCCAGCACCAGCTCTGAGCACTATGTGATGATAGAGATGGATGTCACCCTATACGATGACACAGGTAAAACCCTTAAGACAGAAACGCTCAAGGTGTGGAAAGCCATCTTCAGATCGGCAGATACTTACCTGCGTAAAGGCGAGCAGCGACAGAGCAGAACCTTCTGGATCGAAGGCATAGATGCCAGCCAGTGGTCTAAGCAACTGCTCAGCCTCAAAATCGGCGAGATGAATTCGAGAATGTGA
- a CDS encoding porin family protein: MKLNTHLFAGMLITGMLLTATTPAFAAKDLGFYLGGQVNSTSIEDNIGKFDESAIGLGVYGGYNFNDSFGLETSIFATDSFVDEGDFRMAAMSISPVVRHAFTDSVTVYLKAGLVINTTYSDDDDNDESYKGTGWLFGAGVDVTLTESLALRVFYEINETEPESGELDKYYADISLVQYGLGLHYRF; the protein is encoded by the coding sequence ATGAAACTCAACACTCATTTATTCGCAGGCATGTTAATTACAGGCATGTTACTCACCGCAACAACCCCCGCTTTTGCCGCTAAAGACCTAGGTTTTTATCTGGGTGGCCAAGTTAATAGCACTAGCATCGAAGACAATATCGGTAAGTTTGATGAGTCGGCGATAGGGCTCGGCGTTTATGGTGGCTATAACTTCAATGATAGCTTTGGCCTTGAAACGAGCATTTTCGCGACTGACAGCTTCGTCGATGAAGGGGATTTTCGTATGGCGGCGATGAGCATCTCACCTGTAGTGCGACATGCTTTTACCGACAGTGTCACGGTTTACTTAAAGGCGGGATTAGTCATCAATACCACTTACAGTGACGATGACGATAATGATGAGAGTTACAAAGGTACAGGCTGGTTGTTTGGCGCCGGTGTCGATGTGACCTTAACGGAGTCATTGGCCCTACGTGTGTTTTATGAGATCAATGAAACAGAGCCAGAGTCTGGTGAGCTTGATAAGTATTATGCCGATATCAGTCTAGTCCAATATGGACTTGGTCTACATTATCGATTCTAG
- a CDS encoding efflux RND transporter periplasmic adaptor subunit yields the protein MMFEIPKDRSRNSKIRWFAFVMSIIAISMMLIIFSGNQAFSSDSVNNDYLIDEVIISPFNVTISGYGKLVPSTQRGINALSGGHIVEVFKKPGSLVKKGQVILSLNNPKLERLMETSELALLEEQANQLRIKAESIQALDDQRGQIRLAKVRLALANAELVAHKKLKENQVISTLDLHKAQVAWEQEDAILQMELSRLQTLQKTRKAIDDSGQYRLEKAIKQRELLVSEVEQLNVRASMDGMLTELSDDLDIGRHVDEGQAVGMIADLSSYYARINITASDSEYVSSGLIASIQFKGVEIFGQVSRVEPTVNNGSVEIDISFNTQLPAAVRPNIDVNARIEIADHENALVVNRPVGVIRPHNKYSLFVLDESREVFQLRSINIGDIAGEKMQVLDGAYQGEQFLMRVPKHLANASQIMVADIYE from the coding sequence GAGATCCCCAAGGATAGGAGTCGAAATAGCAAGATACGCTGGTTTGCCTTTGTAATGTCGATAATCGCGATCTCAATGATGTTAATTATTTTTTCTGGTAACCAAGCCTTCTCATCCGACAGTGTCAATAACGACTATCTCATCGATGAAGTCATCATTTCCCCCTTCAATGTTACTATTTCTGGTTATGGCAAATTAGTTCCCAGTACTCAACGGGGTATTAATGCCTTGAGTGGCGGCCATATTGTCGAAGTGTTTAAAAAACCAGGTAGTTTAGTCAAAAAAGGGCAAGTTATATTAAGCCTTAACAACCCTAAACTAGAGCGGTTAATGGAAACCAGTGAGTTAGCATTACTTGAGGAGCAAGCGAATCAGCTACGTATAAAAGCGGAGTCGATACAGGCGCTTGATGATCAGCGAGGGCAGATACGCCTTGCTAAGGTGAGATTAGCATTAGCAAATGCTGAGCTAGTTGCACATAAAAAGCTTAAAGAGAACCAGGTTATTTCCACGCTAGACCTACATAAAGCTCAGGTGGCATGGGAGCAAGAGGATGCCATATTACAGATGGAGCTCAGCCGTCTGCAGACATTGCAAAAAACTCGTAAGGCGATTGATGATTCGGGCCAGTATCGACTAGAAAAAGCGATTAAACAGCGAGAACTATTGGTCTCTGAGGTTGAACAACTTAATGTCCGTGCGAGTATGGATGGGATGCTAACAGAGCTGTCTGACGATCTTGATATTGGTCGGCATGTTGATGAAGGTCAGGCTGTAGGCATGATAGCCGATCTCTCCTCCTATTATGCGCGTATTAATATTACGGCATCTGATTCTGAGTATGTGAGTTCAGGTTTAATTGCCAGTATTCAGTTTAAGGGCGTTGAGATATTTGGTCAGGTGTCACGAGTAGAGCCAACGGTTAATAATGGTAGTGTTGAAATAGATATTAGTTTTAATACACAGCTCCCTGCGGCGGTGAGGCCAAATATAGATGTCAATGCACGTATAGAGATCGCAGACCATGAGAATGCTTTGGTGGTAAATAGGCCTGTAGGTGTTATTCGGCCACATAATAAATATTCACTGTTTGTTTTAGATGAATCGAGAGAGGTATTTCAGCTGCGTAGTATCAATATTGGTGATATAGCGGGTGAAAAGATGCAGGTGCTAGATGGTGCATATCAAGGTGAGCAGTTTTTGATGCGTGTTCCTAAACATCTCGCTAATGCGTCTCAAATTATGGTGGCTGATATCTATGAGTAA
- the hutU gene encoding urocanate hydratase: MDKRHDPSRRIIAPHGSKLSCKSWMTEAPMRMLMNNLHPDVAERPEDLVVYGGIGRAARDWECYDKIIEVLQRLEEDETLMVQSGKPVGVFKTHSNAPRVIIANSNLVPHWANWEHFNELDKKGLAMYGQMTAGSWIYIGSQGIVQGTYETFVAMANQHFGGSSAGKWILTGGLGGMGGAQPLAGTMAGYSVLTCEVDETRIDFRLRTKYVDKKATSVDEALAMIDEANKSGKPVSVGLLGNAADVFAELVERGITPDVVTDQTSAHDPLNGYLPQGWTLEQAIEMRKKDEAAVVKAAKQSMAVQVKAMLALQAAGAATTDYGNNIRQMAFEEGVENAFDFPGFVPAYVRPLFCEGIGPFRWVALSGDPEDIYKTDAKVKELIPDNPHLHNWLDMARERIAFQGLPSRICWVGLKDRARLALAFNEMVKTGELSAPVVIGRDHLDSGSVASPNRETESMLDGSDAVSDWPLMNALLNTASGATWVSLHHGGGVGMGFSQHSGVVIVADGSDDAAARLGRVLWNDPATGVMRHADAGYELAKNCAKEQSLDLPMLEEGK; encoded by the coding sequence ATGGATAAGAGACACGATCCAAGCCGTCGCATTATTGCGCCGCACGGTAGCAAGCTAAGCTGTAAGAGCTGGATGACAGAAGCGCCAATGCGCATGTTGATGAATAACTTGCATCCTGATGTTGCTGAACGTCCGGAAGATCTTGTTGTTTATGGCGGTATCGGTCGTGCAGCCCGTGATTGGGAATGTTACGACAAGATCATCGAAGTATTGCAGCGTCTGGAAGAAGATGAAACCTTGATGGTGCAATCGGGCAAGCCAGTGGGCGTATTCAAGACACATAGCAATGCGCCACGGGTGATCATTGCGAATTCAAACCTGGTGCCACACTGGGCTAACTGGGAACACTTCAACGAGCTGGATAAGAAAGGTTTGGCCATGTATGGCCAGATGACAGCGGGTTCTTGGATCTATATCGGTTCACAAGGTATCGTTCAGGGCACTTACGAGACGTTCGTTGCCATGGCTAATCAGCACTTCGGTGGTTCATCTGCGGGTAAATGGATCTTGACCGGTGGTCTAGGTGGTATGGGTGGCGCTCAGCCGCTAGCCGGGACTATGGCTGGTTACTCTGTATTGACCTGTGAAGTCGATGAGACGCGTATCGATTTCCGCCTACGGACTAAATATGTCGATAAGAAAGCCACATCGGTAGATGAAGCGTTAGCCATGATTGATGAGGCTAACAAGAGCGGTAAGCCTGTCTCTGTTGGTCTGCTTGGCAACGCGGCAGATGTGTTCGCCGAGTTGGTAGAACGTGGTATCACACCTGATGTTGTGACTGACCAAACTTCTGCTCATGATCCATTAAACGGTTATTTGCCACAGGGTTGGACCCTAGAGCAAGCTATCGAGATGCGTAAAAAAGATGAAGCGGCAGTCGTTAAGGCTGCTAAGCAGTCTATGGCGGTTCAGGTTAAGGCGATGCTAGCTCTTCAAGCGGCTGGTGCAGCGACAACCGATTACGGCAACAATATCCGTCAGATGGCATTCGAAGAAGGCGTGGAAAACGCATTCGACTTCCCTGGTTTCGTGCCAGCCTATGTGCGTCCGCTGTTTTGTGAAGGTATTGGACCGTTTCGTTGGGTAGCACTCTCTGGCGATCCAGAAGATATCTATAAGACTGACGCCAAGGTAAAAGAGCTTATTCCTGATAATCCACATCTGCACAACTGGCTAGATATGGCGCGTGAGCGTATCGCTTTCCAGGGGCTTCCTTCACGTATCTGTTGGGTAGGCTTGAAAGACCGCGCGCGTTTGGCATTAGCCTTTAACGAGATGGTAAAAACAGGTGAGCTGTCAGCACCTGTAGTTATTGGTCGTGATCACTTAGATTCAGGCTCTGTTGCTAGTCCTAATCGTGAAACTGAATCTATGCTCGATGGCTCTGATGCGGTTTCTGATTGGCCATTGATGAATGCGTTATTGAACACCGCAAGCGGCGCGACTTGGGTCTCTCTGCATCACGGTGGTGGTGTAGGCATGGGCTTCAGCCAACATTCTGGTGTGGTTATCGTTGCAGATGGTAGTGATGATGCTGCCGCTCGCCTTGGCCGTGTGCTTTGGAATGACCCTGCAACGGGTGTAATGCGTCATGCCGATGCCGGATATGAACTCGCTAAGAATTGTGCAAAAGAGCAGAGCCTAGACCTGCCGATGCTAGAAGAGGGAAAGTAA
- the hutI gene encoding imidazolonepropionase — protein sequence MSWDQVWIDVNVATMSPAVSAPYGAITDAAVAVKEGKIAWVGPRSELPEFDVLSTPVYRGKGGWITPGLIDAHTHLVFAGSRANEFELRLQGASYEEIARSGGGIISTVKACREASEAELFELGRKRLNALAKEGVTTVEIKSGYGLDTETELKILRVARELGKHHHVDVKTTFLGAHAIPPEYKDDVDGYVDLVINEMLPAVIEEGLADAADVFCENIAFSVEQTERVLTAAKDAGLDIKLHAEQLSNLGGSAMAAKLGAKSVDHIEYLDEDGVIALSKSGTCATLLPGAFYFLRETQMPPIELLRKHKVPMVLASDYNPGSSPLCSSLLMLNMGCTLFRLTPEEALAGMTRNAAKALGIEDKVGVLEAGMQADFCLWDITTPAELSYTYGVGACVDVVKNGHLVHQ from the coding sequence ATGTCTTGGGATCAAGTCTGGATTGACGTCAATGTGGCAACCATGTCTCCAGCTGTTTCAGCGCCTTACGGAGCAATAACTGATGCAGCTGTCGCAGTAAAAGAGGGCAAAATCGCCTGGGTTGGACCACGCTCAGAACTTCCTGAGTTCGATGTATTATCAACGCCTGTTTACAGAGGTAAAGGCGGCTGGATCACTCCGGGACTGATCGATGCTCACACTCATTTAGTCTTTGCTGGTAGCCGTGCCAACGAATTCGAACTTCGCCTCCAAGGGGCAAGCTATGAAGAGATCGCCCGCAGCGGTGGCGGTATTATTTCAACGGTTAAAGCCTGTCGCGAAGCCAGTGAGGCCGAGCTGTTCGAGCTAGGGCGCAAGCGCCTCAACGCCCTCGCAAAAGAAGGTGTCACCACGGTAGAGATAAAATCTGGCTATGGTTTAGATACAGAAACTGAACTCAAGATTTTACGTGTCGCTCGTGAACTCGGCAAGCATCATCACGTAGACGTGAAGACCACCTTCCTCGGCGCACACGCCATTCCGCCTGAATATAAAGATGACGTCGACGGCTATGTCGATCTTGTGATCAACGAAATGCTACCCGCAGTCATCGAAGAAGGGCTAGCCGATGCAGCCGATGTTTTCTGTGAAAACATCGCCTTCAGTGTCGAACAGACCGAGCGGGTGCTGACCGCAGCCAAGGATGCCGGACTGGATATCAAACTCCACGCCGAGCAGTTATCAAATTTAGGCGGCTCAGCCATGGCGGCCAAGCTAGGCGCCAAATCGGTCGATCACATCGAATATCTCGATGAGGACGGAGTTATCGCTTTAAGTAAGAGCGGCACCTGTGCCACCTTGCTACCCGGCGCATTCTACTTCCTGCGTGAAACCCAGATGCCACCCATTGAGCTACTGCGTAAGCATAAAGTGCCTATGGTATTAGCGAGTGATTACAACCCAGGGTCGTCACCACTATGCTCCAGCCTACTGATGCTCAACATGGGTTGCACTCTGTTCCGCTTAACACCTGAAGAAGCGCTTGCGGGTATGACGCGCAATGCTGCCAAGGCGTTAGGTATCGAGGATAAGGTAGGCGTATTAGAAGCCGGCATGCAGGCTGATTTCTGCTTGTGGGATATTACCACTCCTGCAGAGCTGTCCTACACCTATGGAGTTGGGGCTTGTGTCGATGTGGTTAAGAATGGACATCTAGTACATCAATGA
- a CDS encoding FtsX-like permease family protein, translated as MLFDLAYGWRKWRGQRGIWGTLIVSLCLFCSLMGFVINLFWLLNSDRPQWVGSNQPIVTIANKDLNGNLQPTSGFEVELILGVSGVKKVATIATKRSAITFGLQELPRLTIGFYSLNAIEMLDLPAPFSLANFEAKQGIVSHQFWQQHFEPSASLQQDALYYRDSPFLIAGSAPVSMKKLGDMEIDIWLPDTFLQLGVPDMFEDNPDVFLKTQANRYGFAQLSQKQDLERLQSAYTSLKQQTPRPEGGFVDHHYQPWLIEGVELNPNGRDVLQRQAWILLLLLAGFGFIIFSGIVSAYTQQGIVRRSEMSLKIALGGDSRTLVYQLLRENLSALLLVALVSPIIGFVVLQYASSITVYEQYFSYGVNFNIWLWLLALCVSLSLFMVCALMPLKGAIKGTFSRGKQGHMTKAQQRATRFILLLQLVVITGVTVLSLSLMSEEWRKYTSIEIAEDILSFQPKVEGGLSLIMSAEQLNGQWSVAGNQLAISSKSFTQLGAQSLKYQVESGTSIEKPINGLYVSENYFGLLGIRLATPGELLENSVMINQTMASQLATDLDLSSWRAAKGLALKVSGFYYEKQVRIAGIVTVQPHFGIAQTVKPLIYLNLKDQNPLLASRIAPVFYTKGGDRVAISSHLNDWASLQSPKLSYSAGDTLVQQIVDTDVAGKLLFFTSSAMALFILALVVCTLYNKFSYAVKSEQMKWAVMLAVGGEKQTLMLSMVWVNLALTMFAITISVFISFIFDSFSQASMGVSLLQPLVWAGCVTLSLLFIIAITLWAARGVLRQNISTLLRL; from the coding sequence ATGCTGTTTGATCTCGCATATGGTTGGCGAAAGTGGCGAGGTCAGCGTGGGATATGGGGGACTCTAATTGTTAGCTTATGCCTGTTTTGCAGCTTAATGGGTTTTGTGATTAACCTTTTTTGGTTACTCAATAGTGATCGCCCTCAATGGGTAGGTAGTAACCAACCGATAGTGACCATTGCTAATAAAGATCTGAACGGTAATCTGCAACCAACATCAGGCTTTGAGGTCGAGCTGATACTTGGAGTATCTGGTGTTAAAAAGGTGGCAACCATTGCCACCAAGCGCAGTGCTATCACCTTCGGGTTGCAAGAGTTGCCTAGATTAACAATTGGCTTTTACTCTCTGAATGCTATTGAGATGCTTGATTTACCTGCACCATTTTCGTTGGCAAATTTTGAAGCAAAACAAGGCATAGTTTCACATCAATTTTGGCAGCAGCATTTTGAGCCATCGGCTTCATTGCAACAAGATGCGTTATATTATCGTGATAGCCCATTTTTAATTGCTGGCAGCGCCCCAGTTTCTATGAAAAAGCTTGGTGATATGGAGATAGATATCTGGTTGCCAGATACTTTTCTACAGCTAGGTGTGCCAGATATGTTTGAAGATAACCCAGATGTTTTTTTGAAGACTCAAGCAAACCGTTATGGTTTTGCACAGCTGTCACAGAAACAAGATCTGGAGCGACTTCAGAGTGCATATACGAGCTTAAAGCAACAGACCCCTAGACCTGAAGGCGGCTTTGTCGATCACCACTATCAGCCATGGTTAATTGAAGGGGTGGAACTGAATCCTAATGGCCGCGATGTGTTACAACGTCAAGCTTGGATTTTACTGCTGTTATTGGCTGGCTTTGGTTTTATTATTTTTAGTGGCATCGTGTCGGCCTATACACAGCAAGGTATTGTTAGACGCTCCGAGATGAGCCTTAAAATAGCGCTTGGTGGCGATAGCAGAACTCTGGTTTATCAGCTGTTAAGGGAAAATCTTTCTGCTTTGCTTCTCGTTGCTCTTGTTAGCCCTATTATCGGTTTTGTGGTGCTTCAGTATGCAAGCAGTATCACGGTATATGAGCAATATTTTAGTTATGGAGTTAATTTTAATATCTGGCTGTGGCTACTCGCGCTTTGTGTCTCTCTTAGTCTGTTTATGGTTTGTGCATTGATGCCACTAAAAGGTGCGATAAAGGGCACCTTCTCGCGGGGTAAACAGGGACATATGACCAAAGCTCAGCAAAGGGCTACGCGATTTATTCTGTTATTACAGTTAGTGGTCATTACGGGGGTCACAGTACTTTCATTAAGCTTAATGTCTGAGGAGTGGCGTAAATACACCTCTATTGAAATTGCTGAAGATATCTTAAGTTTTCAACCTAAGGTGGAAGGTGGCTTAAGTTTGATTATGAGCGCTGAGCAGCTTAATGGTCAGTGGTCGGTTGCAGGTAATCAGTTAGCAATATCATCAAAAAGCTTTACTCAACTTGGTGCTCAGTCATTAAAGTATCAAGTGGAGAGTGGTACCAGTATAGAGAAGCCGATAAATGGCCTATATGTTTCTGAAAACTATTTTGGTTTGCTCGGTATTCGACTCGCCACCCCTGGAGAACTGCTTGAGAATAGTGTGATGATCAATCAAACCATGGCATCTCAGCTTGCGACTGATCTGGACTTAAGCAGTTGGCGAGCCGCAAAAGGGTTAGCGCTTAAGGTGTCAGGCTTCTATTATGAAAAACAGGTTCGTATTGCGGGCATAGTTACTGTTCAGCCTCATTTTGGTATTGCTCAAACCGTGAAGCCGCTAATTTATTTGAACCTAAAAGATCAAAATCCTCTTCTTGCCAGCCGTATTGCACCAGTATTTTATACCAAAGGTGGAGATAGAGTGGCAATATCATCCCATCTGAATGATTGGGCTTCGCTGCAATCACCTAAATTGAGCTACAGTGCAGGCGATACGTTAGTGCAACAGATAGTGGATACCGATGTCGCTGGTAAGCTGCTGTTTTTTACCTCTAGTGCGATGGCTTTGTTTATTCTCGCTTTGGTGGTGTGCACCCTTTATAACAAGTTCAGCTATGCGGTGAAAAGCGAGCAGATGAAGTGGGCTGTGATGTTGGCTGTCGGAGGGGAAAAGCAAACCTTAATGCTGAGTATGGTATGGGTGAACCTGGCATTAACTATGTTTGCGATTACGATAAGCGTGTTTATCAGCTTTATATTCGACAGCTTTAGTCAAGCATCTATGGGGGTTTCTCTATTGCAGCCGCTAGTATGGGCTGGGTGTGTGACTTTAAGCTTACTCTTCATTATCGCTATCACTCTGTGGGCGGCCAGAGGTGTGCTAAGGCAAAATATCAGCACCTTGTTAAGGTTGTAG
- the hutH gene encoding histidine ammonia-lyase gives MSHLVLKPGTLTLTQIRDISRGQITLELADEAIAAINISSGIVQRIIDESRTVYGINTGFGLLANTKIEDKDLQLLQRSIVLSHAAGTGKYMQDATVRLMMVLKINSLSRGFSGIRLEVINFLIALVNAEVYPCVPEKGSVGASGDLAPLSHMSLPLLGEGEVSYKGQIISAKEGLEIAGLEPIELAAKEGLALLNGTQASTALALEGLFNAEDLFAASSVIGAMSVEAAMGSRSPFDARIHAARGQKGQIDSAGLFRHLLGEESEISLDHLNCEKVQDPYSLRCQPQVLGACLTQIRHAAEVLGTEANGVTDNPLVFQDTGDIISGGNFHAEPVAMAADNLAIALAELGSIAERRIALLIDPNLSKLPPFLVENGGVNSGFMIAQVTAAALASENKTYAHPASVDSLPTSANQEDHVSMATFAARRLRDMSENTRGVLAIELLASAQGLDFRAPLQPSAAVAKAKAEIREVVSYYDKDRFFGPDIEASINLLLTASFNSYLPAGVLPSL, from the coding sequence ATGAGCCATTTAGTATTAAAACCAGGTACGCTGACGCTGACACAAATCCGTGACATCAGCCGTGGACAAATTACCCTAGAGCTTGCCGATGAAGCCATTGCTGCTATCAATATTAGCTCAGGCATAGTGCAGAGAATTATTGATGAAAGCCGTACCGTTTATGGTATCAATACTGGCTTTGGTCTGCTTGCCAATACCAAGATTGAAGATAAAGATCTGCAACTATTACAGCGCTCAATTGTGCTGTCACATGCAGCTGGCACGGGTAAATACATGCAGGACGCCACTGTTCGCCTGATGATGGTGCTGAAGATTAACTCGTTAAGCCGTGGCTTTTCTGGTATCCGTCTCGAGGTGATCAACTTCCTTATCGCTTTGGTTAACGCCGAAGTGTACCCATGTGTCCCTGAAAAAGGTTCTGTGGGTGCATCGGGTGATTTAGCGCCGCTATCGCACATGAGCCTGCCTCTGCTTGGTGAAGGTGAAGTCAGCTATAAGGGACAGATCATATCTGCCAAAGAAGGCCTTGAAATTGCGGGTCTTGAGCCTATCGAACTTGCTGCTAAAGAGGGACTAGCCCTGCTTAACGGAACTCAAGCCTCGACAGCTTTGGCGCTTGAAGGTCTGTTTAATGCAGAAGATCTGTTTGCTGCAAGTTCAGTGATCGGTGCCATGAGTGTTGAAGCCGCTATGGGCAGTCGTAGCCCATTCGATGCGCGTATTCATGCAGCCCGTGGTCAGAAAGGTCAGATAGATTCTGCCGGTCTGTTCCGTCATCTACTCGGTGAAGAGTCTGAGATCAGCCTAGATCATCTTAACTGCGAGAAGGTGCAAGACCCATATTCTCTGCGTTGTCAGCCACAAGTTTTGGGTGCGTGTTTAACACAAATTCGTCATGCAGCTGAAGTATTGGGAACTGAGGCGAACGGTGTAACCGATAATCCTCTGGTATTCCAAGATACGGGTGACATTATCTCTGGTGGTAACTTCCACGCCGAGCCTGTGGCTATGGCTGCCGATAACTTGGCGATTGCCCTAGCAGAACTCGGTTCTATCGCCGAGCGTCGTATCGCACTGCTGATAGATCCTAACCTGTCTAAACTGCCTCCATTTTTAGTTGAAAATGGCGGCGTAAACTCTGGCTTCATGATTGCTCAGGTAACTGCAGCTGCATTGGCTTCTGAGAATAAGACCTATGCCCACCCAGCATCGGTTGATAGCTTGCCAACATCGGCGAACCAAGAAGATCACGTCTCTATGGCGACCTTCGCGGCGCGTCGTCTGCGTGATATGTCTGAGAATACCCGTGGCGTGTTAGCTATCGAATTGCTAGCTTCGGCGCAGGGCTTAGACTTCCGTGCACCATTACAGCCAAGTGCAGCAGTGGCTAAGGCAAAAGCAGAAATACGTGAAGTGGTTTCTTATTACGATAAGGATAGGTTCTTCGGCCCGGATATCGAGGCATCGATAAACTTGTTACTGACAGCTAGCTTTAACAGCTATTTACCAGCAGGTGTTTTACCTAGTTTGTAA
- a CDS encoding ABC transporter ATP-binding protein, translated as MSNCVIELKGLNRSFINGAGENHVLKQIDFSVNSGDMVAILGQSGSGKSTLLSIMGLLDKADSGQYLLCGQDVSTLSTYQLSQLRNGHIGWVFQNFNLIADMTVTENLTVPLRFNQSVNRVDYEAKIDEVLSKIGLDDKKSFFPAELSGGQQQRVAIARALICQPDIILCDEPTGNLDSANSDNVMELLSGLNQEGRTVLIITHDPAVAAYCHKAYKICDGEIQAILQQGFKHAV; from the coding sequence ATGAGTAATTGCGTCATTGAACTAAAAGGCTTGAATCGGTCATTTATTAATGGGGCTGGAGAGAACCATGTTTTAAAGCAGATCGATTTTTCGGTTAATAGTGGCGATATGGTCGCAATTTTGGGGCAATCTGGCAGTGGTAAATCAACCCTATTGTCGATTATGGGGTTATTAGATAAAGCCGATAGTGGCCAGTACCTTCTCTGTGGTCAAGATGTTAGCACTCTATCAACGTACCAGCTCAGTCAGCTGCGAAATGGGCATATAGGTTGGGTATTTCAAAACTTCAATTTGATTGCCGATATGACAGTAACTGAGAATTTGACTGTACCTTTACGCTTTAATCAATCGGTTAATCGTGTTGACTATGAGGCGAAGATTGATGAGGTGCTTAGCAAGATAGGTTTAGACGATAAAAAATCATTTTTTCCTGCTGAGCTATCTGGTGGGCAGCAGCAAAGAGTCGCAATCGCTAGGGCACTTATCTGTCAGCCAGACATCATTTTATGCGATGAACCCACGGGTAACCTCGACTCCGCTAACTCTGACAATGTGATGGAGCTACTCAGTGGCTTAAACCAAGAGGGCAGAACGGTGCTAATTATTACTCATGATCCTGCCGTTGCCGCTTACTGTCATAAAGCATATAAAATTTGTGATGGAGAGATTCAAGCTATTTTGCAACAGGGGTTTAAACATGCTGTTTGA
- the hutC gene encoding histidine utilization repressor: MATPKFAEIKQYILARIESGEWEEHSRVPSENQMAELFECSRMTARRALTELTDDGVLERTQGLGTFVAELKSQSSMMAIRNISDEIKDRGHGYSVKQLELTQIEAIAPIAIALGLETGSPVYYSVLVHCEQGLPLQLEERFVNPKLVPDYLLQDFSAQTPHEYLSLVAPLTEARHTLEAVIANKHNQQHLEIEASEPCLQILRRTWSRQGVVSYAKLIHPGTRFRLGGHLTF, translated from the coding sequence ATGGCGACGCCAAAGTTTGCAGAAATTAAGCAGTATATTCTAGCCCGTATCGAATCCGGTGAATGGGAGGAGCACAGTCGTGTGCCTTCTGAAAACCAGATGGCCGAACTGTTTGAGTGTAGTCGTATGACGGCTCGCCGCGCATTAACTGAGCTGACCGATGATGGTGTGCTGGAGCGCACCCAAGGTCTAGGCACCTTTGTCGCCGAGCTTAAGTCGCAATCTTCCATGATGGCGATCCGCAATATCTCCGATGAGATTAAAGACAGAGGCCATGGTTATAGCGTTAAGCAGCTAGAGCTAACACAAATAGAAGCGATAGCGCCTATTGCCATTGCTCTGGGGTTAGAAACTGGCAGTCCGGTTTACTACTCGGTACTGGTGCATTGTGAGCAAGGGCTACCGCTACAGCTTGAAGAGCGTTTCGTTAATCCGAAGCTGGTACCAGACTATTTGCTGCAGGACTTTTCAGCTCAGACACCCCATGAATATCTGTCACTAGTGGCACCGCTTACTGAGGCTAGACATACCTTAGAGGCGGTGATCGCCAATAAGCATAATCAGCAGCACCTTGAGATAGAGGCTAGCGAGCCTTGTCTGCAAATTTTACGTCGTACCTGGTCACGCCAAGGTGTGGTCAGTTACGCAAAATTAATCCATCCAGGCACAAGGTTCCGCTTGGGTGGTCATCTAACGTTCTAA